In Robbsia sp. KACC 23696, a single window of DNA contains:
- a CDS encoding penicillin acylase family protein has protein sequence MRSTPVAVASGIVLVFTVVGMSSCATHRADGDTSAMSNASDTSDTSALHVEIRRTTDGVPHIKAETWTGLGFGDGYAQASDALCTMAQSYLTYRGERSRYFGADAKPDVLSTLGRPTNLDSDFFFKLLDTDAVVAQYKAKQPPEIAQLIAGFARGYNRYVRELKAGQWPDQAQACRSAPWLTEITETDVYKRLYAANLAGGAADFVSAIATAQPPTPTPASLALRDAGPRDGAPSAATGQSVTEAATSLDRKWFQAGGIPGLGSNGIAFGGEATATGSPLLLGNPHWFWRGPDRFYQAQLTIPGKIDVSGASFLGVPVVMIGFNRSIAWTHTVSAARRFGIFQLHLGSDSPTTYLYDGKPEAMTPVKLQVAVRNADGRVTTAERTFYTTRFGPLINLGTMSPALKWDDRQAFALRDVNAANFQIFQNFLEWGKAGSLDDFIRIQKRYAAMPWVNTIAIGRHDPRVWYADIGAVPNVPDTLAARCTTPQGKAFDKSVPGVPFLDGSRSDCNWLTSPGSVLPGTFAPDAMPQLLRHDYVANMNNSYWLANPAAPMTGFPAVFGSAPEQLELRPRLGYTLIRQRLDGSDGYPGNRATSETVREMALNSRVLSAELFKTAILRRVCAAGQVSVAHDGLTHSTFSPARTVDIQDACGVLSAWDNTGNAQAKGARLWNMLWSRVDKIGGAQLYRTPFDAAHPIDTPNGLNVENPAVAEAFGAAVLAMQAQGIPLDATAGQGLTLQADGKPVSLYGGCNEPGYFTAACAYPAPAGSALQNGANLLGNSYMQTVTFIGGSVQAYTLLASGESDDPARADSGSGTLRYARKAWLKVPFSESDIQKDPGLKVHVLDEPAYGH, from the coding sequence ATGCGCAGCACGCCCGTCGCTGTCGCGTCGGGTATCGTGCTTGTCTTCACCGTCGTGGGCATGTCGAGTTGCGCGACGCATCGCGCGGATGGCGACACGTCCGCTATGTCGAATGCGTCAGATACGTCCGATACGTCCGCGCTGCATGTCGAGATCCGCAGAACCACCGACGGCGTGCCGCATATCAAGGCAGAGACCTGGACCGGCCTGGGCTTCGGCGACGGCTATGCGCAGGCGTCCGATGCCCTTTGCACGATGGCGCAGTCCTATCTGACGTATCGCGGTGAGCGGTCGCGCTATTTTGGCGCCGATGCCAAACCCGACGTCTTGTCGACACTGGGCCGTCCGACCAATCTCGATTCCGACTTCTTCTTCAAGTTGCTCGATACCGATGCCGTCGTGGCGCAGTACAAAGCCAAGCAGCCGCCCGAGATCGCGCAGCTCATCGCCGGTTTCGCGCGCGGCTACAACCGCTACGTCCGCGAGCTGAAGGCGGGCCAATGGCCCGATCAGGCGCAGGCATGCCGCAGCGCGCCTTGGTTGACGGAAATCACCGAGACCGACGTTTATAAGCGTCTGTACGCGGCCAATCTGGCCGGTGGCGCGGCCGATTTCGTCTCCGCCATCGCGACCGCGCAGCCGCCGACGCCGACGCCTGCCTCGCTCGCGTTGCGTGATGCAGGGCCACGCGATGGCGCCCCGTCCGCGGCAACCGGGCAATCGGTCACGGAGGCCGCGACGTCGCTCGATCGGAAATGGTTCCAGGCAGGGGGGATTCCAGGGCTCGGCAGCAATGGCATCGCCTTTGGCGGCGAGGCCACGGCAACGGGATCGCCGCTACTGCTCGGCAATCCGCATTGGTTCTGGCGCGGCCCCGATCGCTTCTATCAGGCCCAATTGACGATTCCGGGGAAGATCGATGTCAGCGGTGCATCGTTCCTGGGCGTGCCGGTCGTGATGATCGGCTTCAATCGGTCGATCGCGTGGACGCACACCGTTTCGGCCGCGCGGCGTTTCGGCATCTTTCAGTTGCATCTCGGATCGGACAGCCCGACGACCTATCTGTACGACGGCAAGCCGGAGGCGATGACGCCCGTCAAACTGCAAGTGGCGGTGCGCAACGCAGACGGTCGCGTGACGACGGCGGAACGGACCTTCTACACGACACGCTTCGGCCCGCTGATCAATCTCGGCACGATGTCGCCGGCATTAAAGTGGGACGACCGACAGGCTTTCGCGCTGCGCGACGTCAACGCCGCCAATTTTCAGATCTTCCAAAATTTCCTGGAATGGGGCAAGGCAGGCTCGCTGGACGACTTCATTCGGATCCAGAAGCGGTATGCGGCGATGCCATGGGTGAACACCATCGCGATAGGACGCCATGACCCGCGCGTCTGGTATGCGGACATCGGCGCGGTGCCGAACGTGCCGGATACGCTGGCGGCGCGATGCACGACGCCGCAGGGCAAGGCGTTCGACAAGAGCGTGCCGGGCGTGCCCTTCCTCGACGGCTCCCGATCCGACTGCAACTGGCTGACGAGTCCCGGTTCGGTTCTGCCGGGCACGTTTGCGCCGGATGCCATGCCGCAGTTGCTCCGTCACGACTACGTGGCGAATATGAACAACAGCTATTGGCTCGCCAATCCCGCCGCGCCGATGACCGGCTTTCCGGCGGTTTTCGGATCGGCCCCCGAGCAACTCGAGCTGCGGCCGCGCCTGGGTTATACGCTGATTCGACAAAGGCTCGACGGATCGGACGGCTATCCTGGCAACCGCGCGACCAGTGAAACGGTGCGCGAGATGGCCTTGAACAGCCGCGTGCTGTCGGCCGAACTGTTCAAGACGGCGATACTGCGTCGGGTCTGCGCGGCGGGCCAGGTGTCGGTGGCGCACGATGGCTTGACGCACAGCACGTTCAGTCCTGCGCGCACCGTCGATATCCAGGACGCGTGTGGGGTGTTGAGCGCGTGGGACAATACCGGCAATGCGCAGGCCAAGGGCGCGCGCCTCTGGAATATGCTTTGGTCGCGTGTCGACAAAATCGGCGGCGCGCAGCTGTATCGGACGCCCTTCGATGCCGCGCACCCGATCGATACCCCCAACGGGCTGAACGTCGAGAACCCGGCTGTCGCCGAGGCGTTCGGGGCTGCGGTGCTGGCGATGCAGGCACAGGGCATTCCACTGGATGCGACGGCGGGGCAGGGCTTGACGCTACAAGCCGATGGCAAGCCGGTCAGCTTGTACGGCGGATGCAACGAGCCGGGTTACTTTACCGCCGCGTGCGCTTACCCGGCGCCGGCGGGATCGGCCCTGCAGAACGGCGCAAACCTGCTGGGCAATAGCTATATGCAAACGGTGACCTTTATCGGCGGCAGCGTGCAGGCTTACACGCTGCTGGCGAGCGGCGAGTCGGACGATCCGGCGCGCGCGGACAGCGGCAGCGGGACGCTGCGTTACGCACGCAAGGCGTGGTTGAAAGTGCCGTTTTCAGAGAGCGACATCCAGAAAGATCCGGGCCTGAAAGTGCATGTGTTGGACGAACCCGCTTATGGTCATTAG
- a CDS encoding ABC transporter substrate-binding protein — protein sequence MSLLWASVAPSARALMIKADVTRIAAVDRAATETLLALGIRPVAVAAPDVYAAMKGYPPLPDGIANVGYSVEPNLEVMLSLGVQLTVMEAMSLNNWETLARIAPVFVLNIFTEGGQGDFVEVARSETFRLARALGREDAAALYWQDLQQKIAAIRQRLVAYAKRPIFIAQFGFGAGSVLLYGKHCVTFDVMRQLGFENVAIGSGNPYGTSLVGLDQLSKFPEADICYIDDGVQTQSAMAALAQSPVWRNLPMVRAGRVYPIAQFDPIGALPTALQFAENFDAAIRARGPQ from the coding sequence GTGTCCTTGTTATGGGCATCGGTCGCGCCGTCCGCCCGGGCCTTGATGATCAAGGCCGACGTGACGCGTATCGCGGCAGTCGATCGCGCGGCGACGGAAACCTTGCTGGCGCTCGGCATACGGCCCGTTGCCGTTGCCGCGCCCGATGTCTACGCGGCGATGAAAGGCTATCCGCCCTTGCCGGACGGCATAGCGAACGTCGGTTACAGCGTCGAGCCCAACCTGGAAGTCATGCTTTCCCTCGGCGTGCAACTGACCGTCATGGAGGCGATGAGCCTGAACAATTGGGAAACGCTGGCGCGGATCGCCCCGGTATTCGTCCTCAATATTTTTACCGAGGGCGGACAGGGGGATTTCGTCGAGGTCGCGCGCTCGGAAACGTTCCGACTCGCACGCGCGCTCGGTCGGGAGGACGCCGCGGCGCTTTACTGGCAGGATCTGCAACAAAAGATCGCCGCGATACGGCAGCGTCTCGTCGCGTACGCAAAGCGCCCGATCTTTATCGCGCAGTTCGGCTTCGGCGCGGGGAGTGTCCTGTTATATGGAAAGCATTGCGTCACCTTCGACGTCATGCGGCAGCTCGGATTCGAGAATGTCGCTATCGGAAGCGGCAATCCCTACGGCACGTCCCTGGTCGGGCTCGACCAGTTGAGCAAGTTTCCGGAGGCCGATATCTGTTATATCGATGACGGCGTGCAGACCCAGTCGGCGATGGCGGCGCTCGCGCAAAGTCCCGTATGGCGGAATCTGCCGATGGTGCGCGCGGGCAGAGTCTATCCGATCGCGCAGTTCGATCCGATCGGCGCATTGCCGACCGCCTTGCAGTTTGCGGAAAACTTCGACGCGGCGATACGCGCAAGGGGACCGCAATGA
- the fhuB gene encoding Fe(3+)-hydroxamate ABC transporter permease FhuB, producing MTTTEASRRPMRASMRPGYFTGALALFAACIFAVCLARYVPVMQWGALLTDTHSADLPLLIARYAFLPRAAASLLAGASLGLAGALLQHVLRNPLAEPTTLGVSAGATLSLTLVSLFCPALLSLGREGVAFVGAMLTLLFVAAISWHRGFSSIGIILSGLLVTLTAGAIGSVLTLFFGEDLMPVVLWQTGNLYQYGWTVSTHLTIGLVAGALLTALLTRPLAVLDLGDESARSLGQRPALIRALAMLIASALTAVVVSEVGLIGFIGLIAPWLAQRTGARALAQRLIWSALIGACLLWFADGCVQLLGRGGTELPVGVVTALGGAPLLIWMMGKLKEGAPTAAPSLPVSVKRQPTLSAGWRLIGGIVLLAGCAVLSAAFNRELAGWTWGTWQHVQMLLPLRMPRIVGAMSAGAMLSVAGVVMQRVTGNAMASPEVLGISSGALLALVFLMFVSPEASQGTQATAASVGALLVLLIMFSLSRRSRYSPDRLVITGVAITTVLGSLVALLIASGDPRVAQLQAWMSGSTYRIAAPAAMVASLCAVVVLVAVPFIALPLEIMSLGDASAQSVGVDLRKYRTVVLVLAAAATGAATLIVGPVSFVGLLGPHLARMMGFRRVLSQAIGAAMMGAVLMSIADWLGRNLLFPNQVPAGLLSMLIGGPFFLALMWKQKK from the coding sequence ATGACGACGACCGAAGCGAGCCGCCGTCCGATGCGCGCGTCGATGCGCCCCGGCTATTTTACCGGGGCGCTTGCGTTGTTCGCGGCGTGCATTTTTGCCGTCTGCCTCGCCCGCTATGTGCCTGTCATGCAGTGGGGCGCGCTGCTGACCGATACGCATTCGGCGGACCTGCCGTTGCTGATTGCCCGGTATGCGTTTCTGCCCCGCGCCGCGGCGAGCCTGCTGGCCGGCGCATCGCTGGGCTTGGCGGGCGCCCTGCTGCAGCATGTCCTCCGCAATCCTTTGGCCGAGCCGACGACACTCGGTGTGTCCGCCGGGGCGACGCTGTCTTTGACGCTCGTCTCGCTTTTCTGCCCCGCGCTTCTCAGTCTTGGGCGGGAAGGGGTGGCATTCGTCGGGGCGATGCTGACGCTGCTTTTCGTGGCGGCGATTTCCTGGCATCGCGGGTTTTCGTCGATCGGCATCATTCTCAGCGGCTTGTTGGTGACGCTGACGGCGGGGGCGATCGGCTCGGTGCTGACGCTGTTTTTCGGCGAAGATCTGATGCCGGTGGTGTTATGGCAAACCGGCAATCTCTATCAGTATGGCTGGACCGTCTCGACGCACCTCACGATCGGACTGGTCGCGGGCGCCTTGCTGACCGCCTTGCTCACCCGGCCACTGGCGGTGCTCGATCTGGGCGACGAAAGCGCACGCAGCCTGGGGCAGCGGCCAGCGTTGATCCGGGCCCTCGCGATGCTGATTGCCTCGGCGCTGACGGCGGTGGTGGTGAGCGAGGTGGGGTTGATCGGTTTCATCGGCTTGATCGCTCCCTGGTTGGCGCAGCGCACGGGCGCGCGCGCGTTGGCGCAACGACTGATCTGGAGCGCGTTGATCGGCGCCTGCCTGCTCTGGTTCGCCGATGGCTGCGTGCAGCTATTGGGCCGCGGCGGCACGGAATTGCCGGTCGGCGTGGTGACGGCACTGGGCGGGGCACCGCTGCTGATCTGGATGATGGGCAAGTTGAAGGAAGGCGCGCCGACGGCGGCACCGAGCTTGCCGGTGTCGGTAAAGCGTCAGCCCACCCTGTCCGCGGGCTGGCGCTTGATCGGAGGCATCGTGCTGCTGGCGGGCTGTGCCGTGTTGTCGGCTGCGTTCAATCGAGAGCTGGCCGGCTGGACCTGGGGCACATGGCAGCACGTTCAAATGCTGCTGCCGCTGCGGATGCCGCGCATCGTCGGCGCCATGTCCGCCGGCGCGATGTTGTCGGTCGCCGGCGTCGTCATGCAGCGCGTGACCGGCAACGCCATGGCGAGCCCCGAGGTGCTGGGCATCTCCTCCGGTGCCTTGCTGGCCCTGGTTTTCCTGATGTTCGTTTCTCCGGAAGCGTCGCAGGGGACGCAGGCGACCGCGGCAAGCGTCGGTGCCTTGCTGGTCCTGCTGATCATGTTCTCGCTGAGCCGGCGATCGCGCTATTCGCCGGATCGATTGGTGATCACCGGCGTTGCCATCACGACGGTTCTCGGCAGCCTTGTCGCGCTGTTGATTGCCAGCGGCGATCCGCGTGTCGCGCAGCTGCAGGCCTGGATGTCGGGGTCGACCTACCGTATCGCCGCACCGGCTGCCATGGTCGCATCGCTGTGCGCCGTCGTGGTGTTGGTCGCCGTCCCCTTTATCGCGCTTCCGCTCGAGATCATGTCGCTCGGCGACGCGTCCGCGCAATCGGTCGGCGTGGATTTGCGGAAGTATCGAACGGTGGTGCTGGTGTTGGCCGCGGCGGCGACTGGCGCGGCGACGCTTATCGTCGGACCGGTTTCCTTCGTGGGATTGCTCGGGCCGCATCTGGCACGGATGATGGGCTTTCGCCGCGTTCTGTCGCAAGCGATCGGCGCCGCCATGATGGGGGCGGTCTTGATGTCGATCGCGGATTGGCTCGGACGGAACCTGCTCTTTCCCAACCAGGTTCCCGCCGGCCTCTTGTCGATGCTCATAGGCGGCCCCTTTTTCTTGGCATTGATGTGGAAGCAGAAAAAATGA
- a CDS encoding ATP-binding cassette domain-containing protein, producing MTIPAQVPIDEASQADREGVFRVEQVGYAIPGRTLLDDISLTLYARRVTGLIGHNGSGKSTLIKILARQITFARGRIHFRGRPLHDWPIREFARKLAYLPQQPPSAPGLTVRELVAFGRYPWHGPLGRLDPGEKARIDDAMVATDVIHLADQLVEILSGGERQRVWLAMLIAQDAECLLLDEPISALDVAHQVEVLSLVRKLAVDRGLAVVVVLHDVNMAARYCDELVALRGGRLVSHGTPSAIITPASLQAIYGVSMGVMPHPETGEPLSFVR from the coding sequence ATGACGATCCCGGCACAGGTTCCGATCGACGAGGCGTCCCAGGCGGATCGCGAGGGGGTGTTCCGGGTCGAGCAGGTCGGCTATGCGATTCCCGGGCGAACGCTTCTCGACGATATCTCGCTGACCTTGTACGCGCGCCGCGTGACCGGCTTGATCGGGCACAACGGCTCCGGAAAATCGACGCTGATCAAGATCCTGGCGCGTCAGATCACGTTCGCGCGTGGGCGCATCCATTTTCGGGGACGCCCATTGCATGACTGGCCGATCCGCGAGTTTGCGCGGAAATTGGCCTATCTGCCGCAGCAGCCGCCGTCGGCGCCCGGCTTGACGGTGCGTGAACTGGTCGCCTTCGGTCGATATCCGTGGCATGGTCCCCTGGGTCGGCTCGACCCGGGCGAAAAAGCGCGAATCGACGATGCGATGGTGGCGACCGACGTGATCCATCTGGCCGACCAATTGGTCGAGATCCTCTCCGGTGGCGAGCGACAACGCGTCTGGCTGGCAATGCTGATCGCGCAAGATGCGGAATGTTTGCTGCTCGACGAGCCGATCTCGGCATTGGATGTCGCGCATCAAGTCGAAGTGTTGTCGCTGGTGCGGAAACTGGCCGTCGACAGAGGCCTGGCCGTCGTGGTCGTCTTGCACGATGTCAATATGGCTGCACGCTATTGCGACGAGTTGGTCGCCTTGCGTGGCGGGCGCCTGGTGTCGCATGGCACGCCGAGCGCCATTATCACGCCGGCATCGCTGCAGGCGATTTATGGCGTATCGATGGGCGTGATGCCGCATCCGGAAACCGGCGAGCCACTGAGTTTCGTCAGATGA
- a CDS encoding cyclic peptide export ABC transporter yields the protein MGFQSSDGNRVQVGQELYRLLKPFWPITFIATALGAIGGLSTAWLLATINDGLHAEGGISTRLLVTFLALCALTLVGNAVAGTVNSMIGQKVVAMLRKDISSRIVCAPIAAIERYKIHRMLSTLNSDVDTVSAFSFSFPSVAVALAITIGSLVYMIVLSPMLFLLALVAIVVGALINQYASWQWDKQYRGVRGAQDELQKQYRAITQGAKELRINRERRVRVFDVQLSAAADQIATLKTRAMRLFYTTNAAGSTLFFLIIGLIILLQHRLGLDARVVSGFVIVLLYVRGPVEQIAGALPGLVQARVSFQRIAELSAEFANVERDLLVQPAPGPAMAPGTLALRGATYRFPQTSDVTPFSLGPIDLTVEQGETVFIIGENGCGKTTLIKLLLGLYSPAEGTLCLGGHPVSPSDLDAYRQLFSAVFADYHLFDDLIAPDPALLASANDYLKQLEIAHKVDITDGAFSTTDLSTGQRKRLALVHAMLEQRPIMMFDEWAADQDPTFRRFFYRAFLPELKRQGKTLIVVSHDDRYFDVADKVVRLENGKIIQTSRGDAFVYEHRTGGQEDSEGV from the coding sequence ATGGGTTTTCAGTCATCGGATGGCAATCGTGTCCAGGTGGGACAGGAACTGTATCGCTTGCTAAAGCCATTTTGGCCGATCACGTTTATCGCGACGGCGCTCGGCGCGATAGGCGGATTGAGCACCGCCTGGTTGCTGGCCACGATCAATGACGGCTTGCATGCGGAGGGTGGGATCTCGACGCGCCTGCTTGTTACTTTCCTGGCACTGTGCGCGCTGACATTGGTGGGCAATGCGGTGGCCGGCACCGTCAACAGCATGATCGGACAGAAGGTCGTGGCGATGTTGCGCAAGGACATCTCGTCGCGGATCGTGTGCGCGCCCATCGCGGCCATCGAGCGATATAAGATTCACCGTATGCTGTCGACGTTGAACAGCGACGTCGACACCGTCAGTGCATTCAGCTTCAGTTTCCCCAGCGTGGCGGTGGCGCTTGCCATCACGATCGGGTCACTGGTCTATATGATCGTGTTGTCGCCGATGCTGTTTTTGCTGGCCTTGGTGGCGATCGTCGTCGGCGCCTTGATCAATCAGTATGCGTCGTGGCAGTGGGATAAGCAGTATCGCGGCGTGCGGGGCGCGCAGGACGAGTTGCAGAAGCAATATCGTGCGATCACGCAAGGCGCGAAGGAACTGCGAATCAATCGGGAGCGTCGGGTGCGCGTGTTCGACGTGCAGCTGTCCGCCGCGGCAGACCAGATCGCGACCCTTAAAACGCGGGCAATGCGATTGTTTTACACGACCAATGCAGCCGGGTCCACGCTGTTTTTTCTGATCATCGGATTGATCATTCTGTTGCAACATCGTCTTGGCCTCGACGCGCGCGTGGTCAGCGGCTTCGTGATCGTCCTGCTTTACGTGCGCGGGCCGGTGGAGCAGATTGCCGGCGCCTTGCCGGGGCTGGTGCAAGCGCGCGTATCGTTCCAGCGGATCGCCGAGTTGTCGGCGGAATTCGCGAATGTCGAACGCGATCTGCTGGTCCAGCCGGCGCCGGGCCCGGCCATGGCGCCCGGTACGCTGGCATTGCGCGGCGCGACCTATCGCTTTCCCCAGACATCCGATGTGACGCCGTTCTCGCTCGGGCCGATCGATCTGACCGTCGAGCAGGGCGAGACGGTGTTCATCATCGGCGAAAACGGTTGCGGCAAGACGACCTTGATCAAGCTGTTGCTCGGCCTGTATTCGCCGGCGGAAGGCACGCTGTGCCTTGGGGGACATCCGGTATCGCCATCGGATCTGGATGCGTATAGACAGTTGTTTTCGGCGGTCTTTGCCGATTATCACCTGTTCGATGACCTGATCGCGCCCGATCCCGCCCTGTTGGCATCAGCGAACGATTATCTGAAGCAGTTGGAGATCGCGCACAAGGTTGATATCACCGATGGCGCCTTCTCCACCACGGACCTCTCCACCGGTCAGCGCAAACGGTTGGCGTTGGTCCATGCGATGCTGGAGCAGCGGCCCATCATGATGTTCGACGAATGGGCCGCCGACCAGGATCCGACCTTCCGACGCTTCTTTTACCGGGCGTTTTTGCCCGAATTGAAACGGCAGGGCAAGACGCTGATCGTGGTCTCGCACGACGATCGCTACTTCGATGTCGCCGACAAAGTGGTGCGCCTGGAGAATGGCAAGATCATTCAGACGTCGCGTGGCGATGCCTTCGTCTACGAACATCGCACGGGCGGACAGGAAGACAGTGAGGGCGTGTAA